CTTGCGGGTCTGTTCGTTATCCTGCAGCGTAAAAGTGAGGATGACGCCATCCTGATCTTCGTCATGTGCGGTCAGGCGCCAGGGTTGATTACGCGCAAAGCCGTGCGAAGGCTTGCCGGCCGGGCCAAACCATGGCCAGCAGATCGGTACGCCGCCGCGGATGGCGCTGCCGGTTTTAAACGGGGTGTTCTCGCTGAGCCAGATGACCGGCCGTTCGCCGCTCGGCTGCCAGCTGATTAAATGCGCGCCTTGCAGCGTCACCGCCGCGCGGACTTTGGGGTGAGACACCACCACGACGCTTAACGCGTCCAGCTGTCGCTGACTGATATACGGAGAAATCTGTTTGCTGATGGGCAGGGTGAAAACTTTTTCGTTCATCGCGTCACCTTATCTATCGCCATATACTCTTGCTGAGCAGGGGAGAAAAACCAATAAAAAAGGGCGACATCAATGTCGCCCTCATTAATCAGCTGTACATCACGCCATTATTTGGAGATGTGAGCGATCAGATCCAGTACTTTGTTGGAGTAGCCGGTTTCGTTGTCGTACCAGGAAACCAGTTTCACAAAGTTGTCGTTCAGTGCGATACCTGCTTTGGCATCGAATACGGAAGTCAGCACTTCACCGTTGAAGTCGGTAGAAACCACGTCGTCTTCGGTGTAGCCCAGAACGCCTTTCAGCTCGCCTTCAGCGGCTTCTTTGATGGCTTTCTTGATGTCTTCGTAGGTGGCAGATTTTTCCAGACGCACGGTCAGGTCAACCACAGATACGTTTGGCGTCGGAACGCGGAACGCCATACCGGTCAGTTTGCCTTTCAGTTCAGGCAGAACAACGCCTACCGCTTTTGCTGCGCCGGTAGAAGAAGGGATGATGTTCTGGGATGCGCCGCGGCCGCCGCGCCAGTCTTTGTGAGACGGGCCATCAACGGTTTTCTGCGTTGCGGTGGTAGCGTGAACGGTGGTCATCAGGCCTTCAACGATGCCGAACTTGTCGTTGATGACTTTAGCCAGCGGAGCCAGGCAGTTAGTGGTGCAAGATGCGTTGGAAACGATATCCTGGCCAGCGTATTTTTCAAAGTTGGCGCCGCGTACGAACATTGGGGTCGCATCTTTGGAAGGGCCGGTCAGCACAACTTTCTTGGCGCCTGCGGTGATGTGTTTACGTGCGGTTTCGTCGGTCAGGAAGATACCGGTGGCTTCAGCAACAACGTCAACACCGACTTCGTTCCACTTCAGGTTAGCCGGGTCTTTCTCTGCGGTAACACGGATAGTTTTGCCGTTAACAACCAGGTGGCCGTCTTTAACTTCTACCGTACCGTTGAAACGGCCGTGGGTAGAGTCATACTTCAGCATGTAAGCCATGTACTCTGCGTCCAACAGATCGTTGATTGCAACGATTTCGATGTCGGAACGTTCCTGAGCAGCACGGAAAACAATGCGGCCGATACGGCCAAAACCGTTGATACCTACTTTGATAGTCATATATTCCACCAGCTATTTGTTAGTGAATAAAAGGTTGGTTGTAAAATTACAAAAACCTTACCCAGCGTCAAGCGGAATCGTGTCAATTCTTGCGGCAAGTCAAAGCGGAAAGCTGAGTTTGCACGCTTATTGTACATTCCGTTTGCGTTCGGCCTCATTAGGCAAATGGGGGCAAACCGCTGAGTTTTAAAGAGCGCTCGGGTCAGATATGTGATCACTGTCACATAACGCCCTGGCGTAGACTTTATGCGCTACAGTTTAGGCTAAAAAGGCCTGCAGCGCTGTTAATTTTTTGTTATCATTAATCATTGTTTTCGTTGACATTATCCATATTTCGGGAATCGCATCTATGAGCAAAGATCACGCCCCCCACACCCCGGTCACGGAACTGAATGAAATACAACGTTATGTGACCCAGGAACACGGTACGGAAGCGCCGTATTCCGGCAAATTGCTGCAGAACAAACGCGATGGTCTCTACCACTGCCTCTGCTGTAATGCGCCGCTGTTTTATTCCGAAAGCAAGTATGACTCCGGCTGCGGCTGGCCAAGTTTCTATGAGCCGGTGTCCGACGACGCCATCCGCTATCTTGATGATAATTCACATAATATGCAGCGAGTTGAGATTCGCTGCGGTAACTGTGATGCGCACCTGGGCCACGTGTTCCCCGACGGCCCGCAGCCGACCGGCGAGCGTTATTGCGTTAACTCCGCCTCGCTGAGTTTTACCGACGCGGCCAACGGCGAGAAGACGGCAGGCTGAGCGAATTTTTTAGAAAAATCGATTCAGCTATTATTCAACGGCAGTAGGAATAGTGAAGGACGGCCCTGATGGACGTGAAGGATTTGGTTGCGGCGATGACGCCGGAGATTTACCAGCGCCTGGCGCAGGCGGTTGAGCTGGGTAAATGGCCGGACGGCGTGGCGCTGACGCCGGAACAGAAAGAAAACAGCCTGCAGGCGGTGATGTTGTGGCAGGCAATGCATAACCACGATCCGCAACATATGAGCATCGGCACCGACGGTCAGATCGTGATGAAGAGCAAGCAAGAGTTGAAGCAGCAGTTCGCCGCAGAGCCGCTGATTAAGCTGAAACCGCAGTAAGCGGCGGGCAGGGCGCAGTGTGCAAACGGGCGATGTCAGATCGCCCGTTTGTCGTTTAGCGCTGCAGAAATTGTGACAAGGTCACTAATTGCGCGCCGGCCTGCTGCATTGCCTGCAGCGCCCGGTCGCTGTCATCGGGCTGCAGGTTGA
The nucleotide sequence above comes from Serratia rhizosphaerae. Encoded proteins:
- the msrB gene encoding peptide-methionine (R)-S-oxide reductase MsrB → MSKDHAPHTPVTELNEIQRYVTQEHGTEAPYSGKLLQNKRDGLYHCLCCNAPLFYSESKYDSGCGWPSFYEPVSDDAIRYLDDNSHNMQRVEIRCGNCDAHLGHVFPDGPQPTGERYCVNSASLSFTDAANGEKTAG
- the gapA gene encoding glyceraldehyde-3-phosphate dehydrogenase, producing MTIKVGINGFGRIGRIVFRAAQERSDIEIVAINDLLDAEYMAYMLKYDSTHGRFNGTVEVKDGHLVVNGKTIRVTAEKDPANLKWNEVGVDVVAEATGIFLTDETARKHITAGAKKVVLTGPSKDATPMFVRGANFEKYAGQDIVSNASCTTNCLAPLAKVINDKFGIVEGLMTTVHATTATQKTVDGPSHKDWRGGRGASQNIIPSSTGAAKAVGVVLPELKGKLTGMAFRVPTPNVSVVDLTVRLEKSATYEDIKKAIKEAAEGELKGVLGYTEDDVVSTDFNGEVLTSVFDAKAGIALNDNFVKLVSWYDNETGYSNKVLDLIAHISK
- a CDS encoding YeaC family protein: MDVKDLVAAMTPEIYQRLAQAVELGKWPDGVALTPEQKENSLQAVMLWQAMHNHDPQHMSIGTDGQIVMKSKQELKQQFAAEPLIKLKPQ